One genomic window of Ignavibacteria bacterium includes the following:
- a CDS encoding UMP kinase — protein MSSRTPRFKRILLKLSGESLMGEKKYGIDSQMLRFYANEIKEAHDLGIEICIVIGGGNIYRGSKNSLDGIDEVTGDTMGMLATMINSLALQSALEKLGIFTRLMSAVNMDKVAEPYIRRRAIRHMEKKRVVIFGAGTGSPYFTTDTAAALRAAEVHADVILKGTRVDGVYNVDPEKDPTAFRFDEISFLDVIKRDLEVMDMTAITLCRENKLPIIVFNITQKGNLRRTIIGENIGTRVALDVPVYYDDQAH, from the coding sequence ATGTCGTCAAGAACTCCCCGCTTTAAACGTATTTTACTCAAACTCAGTGGCGAATCATTGATGGGTGAAAAAAAATATGGTATTGATTCGCAAATGTTGCGATTCTATGCAAATGAAATAAAAGAAGCGCACGATTTAGGAATTGAAATCTGTATTGTTATTGGTGGTGGAAATATTTATCGCGGCTCGAAAAATTCTCTGGATGGCATAGATGAAGTAACAGGAGATACGATGGGAATGCTGGCGACGATGATAAATTCTCTTGCATTACAAAGTGCGTTGGAAAAATTAGGAATCTTTACGCGCTTAATGAGTGCTGTAAATATGGACAAAGTTGCAGAACCCTATATTCGCCGCCGCGCAATTCGTCATATGGAAAAAAAACGCGTGGTAATTTTTGGCGCAGGGACAGGAAGTCCGTACTTTACAACGGATACGGCAGCAGCATTGCGCGCAGCAGAAGTTCATGCAGACGTGATTTTAAAAGGCACGCGTGTCGATGGCGTTTATAACGTTGACCCGGAAAAAGACCCAACAGCGTTTCGATTTGATGAAATCTCGTTTCTTGATGTAATAAAACGCGATTTAGAAGTGATGGATATGACGGCAATAACATTATGTAGAGAAAACAAACTGCCGATTATTGTTTTCAATATTACACAAAAAGGAAACTTGCGCCGCACGATTATTGGTGAAAATATTGGCACACGTGTTGCACTCGATGTTCCTGTCTATTATGATGACCAAGCACATTAG
- the rplM gene encoding 50S ribosomal protein L13 → MQKQTHFFKETEITKKWYLVDAGGKTLGRIASRVAHILRGKHKPTFTPNADCGDFVIVVNAANVQLTGKRKELKKYFHYTGYPGGAKWEKASTLLKNKPESVIETAVRGMIPHNRLGKRIAMKLKVYRGSEHPHQAQKPEPLTF, encoded by the coding sequence ATACAAAAGCAAACACACTTTTTCAAAGAAACAGAAATAACTAAAAAATGGTATCTCGTAGATGCAGGAGGTAAAACGCTTGGTCGAATTGCGAGTCGAGTTGCACATATCTTGCGTGGAAAGCACAAACCAACTTTTACTCCTAATGCAGATTGTGGAGATTTTGTTATAGTTGTAAATGCTGCAAATGTTCAACTCACCGGCAAACGAAAGGAATTGAAAAAATATTTTCACTATACGGGTTATCCAGGGGGAGCAAAATGGGAAAAAGCATCAACATTATTAAAAAATAAACCTGAATCTGTTATCGAAACAGCAGTACGTGGAATGATACCTCATAATCGGTTAGGAAAAAGAATAGCAATGAAGTTGAAAGTATATCGAGGTTCGGAACATCCTCATCAGGCACAAAAACCAGAACCACTAACATTTTAA
- a CDS encoding acyl-CoA thioesterase encodes MNVTSHIRVRYADTDQMKFVYYAKYFEYFEQGRSDLLRAIGVPYPEIEKRGMFLPVIEAHAEYFSSAHFDDLLEVVTVLKTIPSSTIRIEYELRNAETKELLSKGYTVHCFLSAQNGKPTRAPKYFLDAVEQKL; translated from the coding sequence ATGAACGTTACATCACACATTCGCGTGCGATACGCAGATACAGACCAAATGAAGTTTGTGTACTATGCGAAATATTTTGAATACTTTGAACAAGGTCGTTCTGATTTGTTGAGAGCAATCGGTGTGCCGTATCCTGAAATTGAAAAGCGAGGAATGTTTCTCCCAGTAATTGAAGCGCATGCTGAGTATTTTTCTTCCGCGCATTTTGATGATTTGCTCGAAGTTGTAACGGTATTGAAAACAATTCCATCTTCAACAATTCGTATTGAATATGAATTGCGAAATGCTGAAACAAAAGAGTTACTTAGTAAGGGATATACAGTTCATTGTTTTCTGAGCGCGCAAAACGGTAAACCAACTCGAGCGCCAAAATATTTTCTCGACGCTGTTGAACAGAAATTATAA
- the rpmE gene encoding 50S ribosomal protein L31, giving the protein MKHGIHPKYKMARVVCSCGNIFVTRSTAGDIKVEICSNCHPFFTGEQKIVDSEGRVERYYKKYGKKPEVTV; this is encoded by the coding sequence ATGAAACATGGAATTCATCCCAAATACAAAATGGCACGTGTTGTTTGCTCGTGTGGAAACATCTTTGTAACACGTTCGACAGCAGGCGATATCAAAGTAGAAATTTGTTCCAATTGTCATCCGTTTTTTACCGGCGAACAAAAAATTGTTGATAGTGAAGGTCGTGTGGAACGCTATTACAAAAAATACGGAAAGAAACCGGAAGTTACTGTTTAA
- the rpsB gene encoding 30S ribosomal protein S2 codes for MPRVELTELLDAGAHFGHITRRWNPKMKPYIFMEKNGIHLLDLKKTQDLIEIACDELTKLSSEGKRILFIGTKKQAKSIIETEAKRCNEFYIVDRWLGGLLTNFVTIRRSVKRLNNLVKMETDGTYDKITKKEILIISRERQKLETTLSGIADMVRLPGALFVVDIKKELISVLEAKRLAIPVFAIVDTNTDPSIVDYPIPANDDAVKSIQLISETVADAVIEGKEVYAMQVMKDAEQAMKEEEPTPPGEEKHEPERPKRKQRIQRKRTENRA; via the coding sequence ATGCCACGAGTAGAACTCACGGAATTGCTTGATGCGGGGGCGCATTTTGGGCATATTACTCGCCGTTGGAATCCGAAAATGAAGCCATATATTTTTATGGAAAAAAACGGAATTCACCTTCTCGACTTAAAGAAAACTCAAGACTTAATTGAGATTGCTTGCGATGAACTGACAAAACTTTCCAGCGAAGGGAAACGCATTCTTTTTATTGGTACGAAAAAACAAGCAAAATCAATTATTGAAACAGAAGCAAAACGTTGCAACGAATTTTATATTGTTGATCGTTGGCTTGGTGGACTTCTAACAAACTTTGTAACAATTCGCAGAAGCGTAAAACGGTTAAATAATCTAGTCAAAATGGAAACGGACGGAACGTATGACAAGATTACCAAAAAGGAAATCCTCATTATTTCACGTGAACGACAAAAACTGGAAACAACGCTTTCAGGAATTGCAGATATGGTTCGATTACCTGGGGCATTGTTTGTAGTTGATATTAAGAAAGAATTGATATCGGTGTTAGAAGCAAAGCGATTGGCAATTCCTGTGTTCGCAATCGTTGATACGAATACAGATCCATCCATTGTTGATTATCCAATTCCAGCCAATGACGATGCTGTTAAATCCATACAACTTATTTCGGAAACGGTTGCCGATGCAGTTATTGAAGGAAAAGAAGTATATGCAATGCAAGTGATGAAAGATGCTGAACAAGCAATGAAAGAAGAAGAACCAACGCCGCCGGGAGAAGAAAAACACGAGCCGGAACGTCCTAAACGCAAGCAACGTATTCAAAGAAAAAGAACTGAAAACAGAGCATAA
- the rpsI gene encoding 30S ribosomal protein S9, translated as MQHTIFIGRRKTSVARVYLISGNGTVTINRNPLNKYFPLDTLQHQVKFPLMVTESEGKFDVVINVQGGGVTGQVEAARLAVSRALVAQDESLRTTLRSFGLLTRDPRMVERKKYGRPGARKRYQFSKR; from the coding sequence ATGCAACACACAATTTTTATCGGGAGAAGAAAAACATCCGTCGCTCGCGTCTATCTAATTTCTGGCAACGGAACAGTTACCATCAATCGAAATCCATTGAATAAATATTTTCCGCTTGATACGTTACAACATCAGGTGAAATTTCCTTTAATGGTAACGGAAAGTGAAGGGAAATTTGATGTTGTAATCAACGTCCAAGGCGGTGGAGTTACCGGTCAAGTGGAAGCCGCACGCTTAGCGGTTTCTCGTGCGCTTGTTGCTCAAGACGAATCGTTGAGAACAACGTTGCGTTCATTTGGACTGCTTACGCGAGATCCGAGAATGGTAGAACGGAAGAAATATGGACGTCCCGGCGCTCGAAAAAGATACCAGTTTTCGAAGCGATAA
- the tsf gene encoding translation elongation factor Ts, with translation MAIKAEDVKKLREKTGTGMMDCRKALEETDGNIEKAIELLRKQGAASAEKRIGRATNQGIVESYIHTGARLGSMVELNCETDFVAKTDDFKSLARELAMQIAAMSPRFITREQVDKELVEKELEIYRSLARSDGKPEQVVERIAQGKLDKFYQDVCLFEQSYVKDPGKSVKDLITETIAKTGENISVKRFIRFHLGEDGQA, from the coding sequence ATGGCAATAAAAGCAGAAGATGTAAAAAAACTTCGGGAGAAAACCGGCACCGGAATGATGGATTGCCGAAAAGCGCTTGAAGAAACTGATGGAAATATTGAAAAAGCAATAGAATTGCTACGAAAACAAGGAGCGGCATCGGCAGAAAAACGAATTGGACGCGCGACCAACCAGGGTATTGTAGAATCGTATATTCATACTGGAGCTCGGCTTGGTTCGATGGTTGAACTCAATTGCGAAACGGATTTTGTTGCAAAAACCGACGATTTCAAATCACTCGCTCGTGAACTTGCGATGCAAATAGCGGCAATGAGTCCAAGATTTATCACCCGCGAACAAGTTGATAAAGAACTCGTCGAAAAAGAATTGGAAATTTATCGTTCCCTCGCGAGAAGCGATGGGAAACCCGAACAAGTTGTCGAAAGAATAGCGCAAGGGAAATTGGACAAATTTTATCAAGATGTTTGCCTTTTTGAGCAATCGTATGTTAAAGATCCGGGGAAGAGTGTTAAAGATTTAATTACGGAAACCATTGCAAAAACAGGAGAAAATATTTCAGTGAAACGTTTTATCCGATTTCATCTTGGAGAAGACGGACAAGCATAG
- the nadC gene encoding carboxylating nicotinate-nucleotide diphosphorylase yields the protein MNSFLYDNRITRIIEQALYEDVGLGDVTTSAIIPENTIGKAEILIKENGILAGIEIAEFVFQTMDNEIVFHKNYFDGDIVANGITVATIYGSLANIIRAERTALNFLQRMSGIATLTRKFVKAVDGTNAKITDTRKTVPNIRILDKLAVKIGGGINHRFGLDDMVLIKDNHIAAAGGIGFAIEKCLEFLSLQKMRLTIEVETKNIDEVMEALQYKENIHRIMLDNFSLPEMNIAVERIHHSVEVEASGNVSMENVRSIAETGVDCISIGALTHSVKALDISLEIVN from the coding sequence ATGAATTCTTTTCTTTACGATAATCGTATTACGCGTATCATTGAACAAGCGTTGTATGAAGATGTTGGACTTGGTGATGTTACGACATCAGCGATAATTCCTGAAAACACGATAGGCAAAGCCGAAATACTTATTAAAGAAAATGGTATTCTTGCAGGAATTGAAATTGCAGAATTCGTTTTTCAAACGATGGATAACGAAATAGTTTTTCACAAAAATTATTTCGATGGAGATATCGTTGCCAACGGAATCACTGTAGCAACGATATACGGTTCGTTAGCAAATATAATTCGAGCGGAAAGAACAGCGCTGAATTTTCTTCAACGAATGAGCGGTATTGCAACACTCACAAGAAAATTTGTGAAAGCGGTTGATGGTACAAACGCAAAAATTACGGACACAAGAAAAACTGTTCCTAATATTCGCATACTTGATAAACTTGCAGTGAAAATCGGCGGAGGAATAAATCATCGCTTCGGTTTGGATGACATGGTGTTGATAAAGGATAATCACATTGCCGCTGCCGGTGGAATTGGTTTTGCGATTGAGAAATGTTTGGAATTTCTTTCATTGCAAAAGATGCGATTAACGATTGAAGTTGAAACTAAAAATATTGATGAAGTAATGGAAGCATTGCAATACAAGGAAAATATTCATCGTATTATGCTGGATAACTTTTCTCTTCCTGAAATGAACATTGCTGTTGAGCGAATACATCATTCCGTTGAAGTTGAAGCATCGGGAAATGTTTCAATGGAAAATGTACGGTCAATTGCAGAAACGGGCGTTGATTGTATTTCTATTGGTGCGTTAACGCATTCGGTTAAAGCACTTGATATCTCGTTGGAAATTGTGAACTGA
- a CDS encoding ribosome recycling factor: MGKEILIEAEQKMLKAVDVTRIELIKIRTGKATTALLDAVKVDYYGSHVPLHQVANISIPDVHTIAIQPWEKNMIATIEKAIIAANLGFNPANDGTIVRVPIPMLNEERRKELVKLSKKFGEEGKISIRNVRRDAIEHLKKSEKAEHFSEDERKRGEHQLQEMTDKHIAEIDQLLVKKEKEILEV, encoded by the coding sequence ATGGGAAAAGAAATCTTGATAGAAGCAGAACAAAAAATGCTCAAAGCCGTTGACGTTACGAGAATTGAATTGATAAAAATACGTACGGGAAAAGCAACAACTGCACTTCTTGATGCTGTGAAAGTTGATTACTATGGTTCGCATGTTCCATTACATCAAGTTGCAAATATTTCTATTCCCGATGTTCATACAATTGCCATACAACCGTGGGAAAAAAATATGATTGCAACGATAGAAAAAGCAATTATTGCGGCAAATCTCGGGTTTAATCCCGCAAACGATGGAACAATTGTACGCGTTCCGATTCCTATGCTGAATGAAGAACGTCGGAAAGAACTTGTGAAATTATCGAAGAAATTCGGAGAAGAAGGAAAAATTTCTATTCGTAATGTTCGTCGTGATGCGATTGAACATCTGAAAAAATCTGAAAAAGCAGAACATTTTTCCGAAGATGAACGAAAACGCGGAGAACATCAATTGCAGGAAATGACGGATAAGCACATTGCGGAAATAGACCAGTTGCTTGTCAAAAAAGAAAAAGAAATACTCGAAGTTTAA